One stretch of Tepiditoga spiralis DNA includes these proteins:
- a CDS encoding nicotinate phosphoribosyltransferase, translating to MKRLNPNVFKVPIDKIRNGYYTDKYFTRYVEVLKKDKINKKVLYQFFPREDATIVGIDEALAILRYGTGYYSDEEKALELFSKIMHLEREIQDAASKMNKEELLKKTAEKWDYRMLLDDMWVDKWDEINVKALNDGDEAKNMEPIMTIEGNPAFFGHLETVLLGVLSRASSTATSVKKVVKTSGGKPILFFSARFDHFWTQATDGYAALKAGAFGVSTDANADYWGIESAGTIPHALIAVYDGKTEDAAIAFDKHIDPHVNRMVLVDWDNDVIGTTFKVVKKFYKYITGKDFILGKTDPKEIIGEGKNKIWAVRFDTSGSLRDKSVIPRNESSLGVNPELVWKARQEFDKNGLNDLKIVVSGGFDANKISLFEKLNVPVDVYGVGSKLLKHKIDFTADIVEVDGKPCAKIGRRKSDHSRLNIINKIYW from the coding sequence ATGAAAAGATTAAATCCAAATGTTTTTAAAGTACCAATAGATAAAATAAGAAATGGTTATTATACTGACAAATATTTTACAAGATATGTTGAAGTTCTAAAAAAAGATAAAATAAATAAAAAAGTTTTATATCAATTTTTTCCTCGTGAAGATGCCACAATAGTTGGAATTGATGAAGCACTAGCTATATTAAGATATGGAACAGGATACTATTCTGATGAAGAAAAAGCACTTGAATTATTTTCAAAAATAATGCATCTTGAAAGAGAAATACAAGATGCTGCAAGTAAAATGAACAAAGAAGAATTATTGAAAAAAACAGCAGAAAAATGGGATTATAGAATGCTTTTAGATGATATGTGGGTAGATAAATGGGATGAAATAAATGTAAAAGCATTAAATGATGGTGATGAAGCAAAAAACATGGAACCAATAATGACAATAGAAGGGAACCCAGCCTTTTTTGGACATTTAGAAACTGTTTTATTGGGTGTTTTATCTAGAGCATCAAGTACAGCAACCTCTGTAAAAAAAGTAGTTAAAACTTCTGGAGGTAAACCTATTTTATTTTTTAGTGCAAGATTTGATCATTTCTGGACACAAGCAACTGATGGATACGCAGCCTTAAAAGCTGGAGCTTTTGGTGTATCCACTGATGCTAATGCTGATTATTGGGGAATAGAGTCTGCTGGCACCATTCCACATGCATTGATTGCTGTATACGATGGAAAAACTGAAGATGCTGCAATTGCTTTTGATAAGCACATTGATCCTCATGTAAATAGAATGGTTTTGGTTGATTGGGATAATGATGTTATAGGAACAACATTTAAAGTTGTTAAAAAATTCTATAAATATATAACTGGAAAAGATTTTATACTTGGTAAAACAGATCCAAAAGAAATAATTGGAGAAGGAAAAAATAAAATATGGGCAGTAAGATTTGATACTTCAGGTTCTTTAAGAGACAAATCTGTTATTCCAAGAAATGAATCATCTTTAGGCGTTAATCCTGAATTAGTATGGAAAGCTCGTCAAGAATTTGATAAAAATGGATTAAATGATCTAAAAATTGTTGTTTCTGGCGGATTTGATGCAAATAAAATATCTTTATTTGAAAAATTGAATGTTCCTGTAGATGTATACGGTGTTGGATCAAAATTGTTAAAACATAAAATAGACTTTACTGCAGATATAGTAGAAGTAGATGGAAAACCTTGTGCTAAAATAGGTAGACGAAAATCTGATCATTCAAGATTAAATATTATTAATAAAATTTATTGGTAA
- a CDS encoding diguanylate cyclase domain-containing protein, protein MNSIYSVYLNTKNLILKEKIELLLRSNNIDVEFEDIFNSDFAIVDNVLRYAFPHIAIIDNVKSLENLPILKNETIDFILEDYSEKILKLKLQNAIYFVLARGSRGAFKQRVLKELDKIKRSGGSFSLAVISILDFNEREKQISQFSLDEVSKEILKLIKLSMRKSDDVLKISRKEFGVVLPFTELRNTETACERIKRRIKKLEKNLRGIKLAFGITEVVNPNESIETIMERLKKALYISEGNRGEISFL, encoded by the coding sequence ATGAATTCTATATATTCTGTATATTTAAATACAAAAAATTTAATTTTAAAAGAAAAAATTGAATTACTTTTAAGAAGTAATAACATTGATGTGGAGTTTGAAGATATATTTAATTCTGATTTTGCTATTGTTGATAATGTTTTAAGATATGCTTTTCCACATATTGCTATTATTGATAATGTAAAATCTTTAGAAAATTTACCTATTTTAAAAAATGAAACAATAGATTTTATATTAGAAGATTATTCAGAAAAAATTTTAAAATTAAAACTTCAAAATGCAATTTATTTTGTTTTGGCACGTGGAAGTAGAGGAGCATTTAAACAAAGAGTTTTAAAAGAATTAGATAAAATAAAAAGAAGTGGCGGTTCTTTTTCTCTTGCCGTAATATCTATACTAGACTTCAACGAACGGGAAAAACAAATTTCACAATTTTCATTAGATGAAGTTTCAAAAGAAATTTTAAAATTAATAAAATTATCTATGCGTAAATCTGATGATGTATTAAAGATTTCAAGAAAAGAGTTTGGAGTAGTATTACCTTTTACAGAACTCAGAAATACAGAAACAGCCTGTGAAAGAATAAAAAGGAGAATCAAAAAATTAGAAAAAAATTTAAGAGGAATAAAACTAGCATTTGGAATTACAGAAGTTGTTAATCCAAATGAAAGTATAGAAACAATAATGGAAAGATTAAAAAAAGCACTTTACATATCTGAAGGAAATAGAGGAGAAATATCATTTTTATAA